Genomic segment of Ranitomeya imitator isolate aRanImi1 chromosome 6, aRanImi1.pri, whole genome shotgun sequence:
GCCAGTAACCAGCATGCCACTGTGAGTcatttaatatacagtatatactgtacagcagGTGAAATTGTATCCTCTGAGGTAGGACAGCAGCACTAGAAACTGCTCTGTCCACTCCCAGGGAGACATAGCAATACACGCAGCAAGAGAAGAAGACACCACTGTGGTGGGTGGTGAGAAATAGTGGGAATTCAAAACATAAAGTGGGGAGCTTCACACTATTTAAGCTATAAACTGTTGAAGTAAAAGAGGCTTAGAGAAGTGCCTCCTTCACTTCTCAATGTGCACATACTAGTGCTGCCAATTTCATCTTGCAGACATTTCTTAAAAATATGTCTATGACCTTCTCGCCTAACCCCATTCTTGTTCTGTCTACTGCCACTGTCAGGTGCACCACTATATCTTGGCAAGTGGTACTAAGTACAGAGGGGAAGTTCTGACCAGCACCTCAGTGCACCATGGTCTGTGAGTGGAGCTGAGTGGTGCGCAAACATTGTACGTCTTCCTTCTAGGCAGAATGATCACCTCCCAGTTATTTGAATAATGATTACTATatgctagattgtgagccctcgcgggcagggtcctcattcctcctgtaccagttatgacttgtattgtttaagattattgtacttgttttcattatgtgtacccctcctcacatgtaaagcgccatggaataaatggcgctataacaataaataataataataataataataatatgcatatAAGGGTTTGCTGAATGGCCTGTGAAAAGGAACGGTTGGCAAAACATTTAAGGGACAGATTTCTGTGTCCAATCTGACCAATTTCACTTGTTCACTTAATCCCTGCCATTTAGGCTTTCATACTATTCTTGTGGGTTATATCTGTTTCCTGACCCTGATATCTGACCCATCTAGATTTCACACCTCATCTGTCACCCCTTGCTAACTTTGGACTTATTTCACCCTTTACTTGACTGATGATTCTTCCCCCGATTCAGTCCTCTTAGCTTTGAGTGTGGCTATCctcatgactaaaggtaccgtcacactgaacgatatcgttaacgatatcgttgctttttgtgacgtagcaacgatataattAACgaaaaaatcgttatgtgtgacagcgaccaacgatcaggcccctgctgggagatcgttggtcgctggggaaagtccagcactttatttcgtcgctggatttcccgctgacatcgctgaatcggcgtgtgtgacgccgattcagagatgtcgtcactggtaaccagggtaaacatcgggttactaagcgcaggccgcgcttagtaacccgatgtttaccctggttaccgttgtaaatgtaaaaaaacaaacactagatacttacattcccgatgtctggtcacgtccctcgtcttcagcttcccgcactgactggtgagcgccggccagccgtaaagcaaagcacagcggtgacgtcaccgctgtactttacggccggcgctcagtcagtgctggaagctgaaggcgagggacctgaccagacaccgggaatgtaagtatgtagtgtttgtttttttacatttacaacggtaaccagggtaaacattgggttactaagcgcggccctgcgcttagtaacccgatgtttaccctggttaccggggacttcgggatcgttggtcgctggagagctgtctgtgtgacagctctccagcgaccaaacagcgacgctgcagcgatcgacatcgttgtcggtatcgctgcagcgtcgcttagtgtgacggtaccttaagtccctaGTTATCCTCATTACTAAGTCCCTATCAGCTAATTTTGTTGTTGACCTATTTTCTCTGATTCTAATATGGCTGTAAAGCTATTTTAAGACCAACTTGTTCCAACATCCAGCAGCTACTCCTCGACACAATCCAGGGGCCTACATGGAGAAGGTTAGCTCCCTGTACAAGGGTGAAAGAATGGAAACCAAAGTGTTTCCTTGGACCTGTTAAATAGTCCATATAGTTATGAGATTTCCATGTACAGTCAATAAACTTATTAGAAAGTAGACTGTATTCAAAATATAATTTAATTTAACTACTACTTTCCATGAATTATTTAAACCTCATTCTGCCACAGATTATGTATGTTAGATTAAAAAAGTCTTGCTATAGAATATAGGTTGCACATATTGTAATTTTATAAATATAAAAGGAAATCTAAAATAGTAAAGAGAAATTATGAATGTATTCTGCTCATATTTGAGAATTATTAATAAAGTATGTATTTTTTCCTTAACAGGTTAACAAGAAGATTTATTTGCTGCAACGCCTTAAAACATGAATAATACTACTTCAAATGCCATCAGCCAAAATAGGACAGAAGTTGGCTATGCTAATGTTCAGCTCACCATAGCATTTTCCATTTGCATACTTCTCTGTCTCATTGGCTTGATAGGAAATATTACTGTATTTTGGTATCTTTGCTTCAAGATAAAGAAGAACAAGTATACTATTTACATCATCAATCTGTCGGTGGCTGACTTCCTCTTTTTGATATTTAGTTCATTAATACTAATGATGTACATTAATACAGTAATGAATCGGTATCCAAATTTTCAAGGGAAAAAATCGCTGTACTTATTTTTGGAAATCTTCTATGACATTGCACAATATTCTGGAATGTTTATCCTCACAGCCGTCAGTTTAGAAAGATGTCTCTCTGTTGTATTTCCCTTCTGGTACCAATGCCATCGTCCTGAGAAGTTGTCCACTATCATCAGTGGCTCAGCTTGGCTCCTTGGATGCGCAGAGTCTCTCATAGAGAACTTGGTATGCACAAGCGTCGCTTTTTCCATCCATGCTACAAAGTGTACAGCGGTTCAGATCATGACTTTTGGCTTATCTATTGGTATCTGCTTACCAATTATGGTTGTTTCAAGTATTATCTTGCTCATTACAGTAAGGAGGACTTTTGACCAGCAGTATCCAACGAAGTTCTACATCATCATTATCATTGCAGTTGTTATATTTATCTCATCTGTCATCCCATTCAATTTCGCATGGTTTTTAATATATTTCAGACTGCTACCATCAGATAAGGTTGGAGTTGCTCTACACATTGCTAGTGCCTATAGTACCGCGCTTAATTGTACACTTGACCCATATATCTATTTCCTTATTGGGAAAAAGTGGAAGCAGAAGAAAAATCAATCCATTCAAGATGCCCTCGAAAGAGCCTTCAGAATAGAAAATGATGAAACTAACGACTCAAAAAGTAACCAGACAACTAACACTTCCAGCCAAATTCAACTTCCAAGTGCTTTCTAAATTAGTTTGCATTGAAAATAAATATTAACCTGCTGTACACAAATGTCACTTTTTTATGGGTGAAtaaatgtatctcaaaatataTCAGTATCTGTTAGAAAATGGGTCCAGCAGAAATGTCATGCCTCCTTTATAAATAGAAGCAATAATGCTAATGTGAACACAGTACgtgcaatgtattttttttatattttaaggtAAAATTGTGAAAATTACTAAAACTTAATGTGTTTTTAGTTCTTATAAAATGCAGATGATaagcaataaaaattattttatgttATATTTCTCACATAATTACCACAGTGTAGATTTATGTACTGTACTCTACCTTTTAATTGTCTAGATGGTAAAATATGGCACTTGTGGTACTCCTAATGTTATAGCTTTGTGTTTCAGTCAGAGGTGTCTACTAGTCTCTCATGAACTGCACATTGTTGAGGGTCTGTTCAGCGCATGGGTGATGTCTCAGGACCCACGCCCTTTATGTGCAggcaattaaagggacactgtcacctgaatttggagggaacaatcttcagccatggaggcggggttttcgggtgtttgattcaccctttccttacccgctggctgtatgctggctgcaatattggattgaagttcattctctgtcctccgtagtacacgcc
This window contains:
- the LOC138642512 gene encoding proto-oncogene Mas-like, which produces MNNTTSNAISQNRTEVGYANVQLTIAFSICILLCLIGLIGNITVFWYLCFKIKKNKYTIYIINLSVADFLFLIFSSLILMMYINTVMNRYPNFQGKKSLYLFLEIFYDIAQYSGMFILTAVSLERCLSVVFPFWYQCHRPEKLSTIISGSAWLLGCAESLIENLVCTSVAFSIHATKCTAVQIMTFGLSIGICLPIMVVSSIILLITVRRTFDQQYPTKFYIIIIIAVVIFISSVIPFNFAWFLIYFRLLPSDKVGVALHIASAYSTALNCTLDPYIYFLIGKKWKQKKNQSIQDALERAFRIENDETNDSKSNQTTNTSSQIQLPSAF